The genomic region CGCCGCTTATGAGCTTGCCGAAGACGCAGCCAAAGAAAACGTGCGCTACATGGAAGTGCGCTATTCCCCCATCCTGCACACGCTGAACGGCTTGAAACTCACCGAGATATCCCAGGCGGTGTTGGATGGACTGAAACACGCGGAGAAGGATTTTCCGATCAAGACCGGGGTCATCATCTGCGGCATCCGTAATATGGACCCCACTACGTCATTGAAGCTGGCGGAGCTCGCCATTGCCTTCAAAAACAAAGGCGTGATCGGATTTGACCTCGCCGGCGGAGAATATAACCACCCTGCCAAGCATCACAAGGAAGCCTTTGACCTGGCGCTGAAAAACAACCTAAATATCACGATCCATGCCGGAGAAGCCTACGGACCGGAAAGCATCCACCAAGCCCTTCACTATTGCGGAACCCACCGGATCGGTCACGGAACCCGCCTGGTCGAAGACGGTGATCTGCTGAATTATGTAAACGACCATCGCATCCCTCTGGAGATCTGCATCAAGAGCAATTTCCACACCAAAGCGGTGCCGGATATCCGCTCCCACCCGATTGATTTCTATATCGATTATGGCTTACGCGTCACGATCAATACGGACAACCGCGTGATCTCGGACACCACCGTCACGGACGAATATATGCTCGCCATCCAAGAACTCAAGCTGGATTATACCACGATCAAATACGTGATCCTCAACGGCTTTAAAAGCGCTTTTCTGCCCTATAAAGAACGCGTCCGCCTGATCAACGAAACCCTGAGAGAGTTTGAGGAAATCGAAGAAAGCGAGCTCAAAACCAAGGTGAAAGTGAAGGAAAGTCTCTGATATGAAGCCGCTGAAGGACATGATCACGGCAGCGTTAGCTCTCTCGAAACAGACGCTCGAACGCTTTCTTTCAAATAGCGATAACATCCTGCAAATGGAGGAGATGGCAAAGCTTATCGCCAATGCATATCAGCGCGGGGCAAAGGTGATCATCTTTGGCAACGGCGGCTCCATGTGCGATGCCATGCACTTTGCCGAAGAACTCACCGGCAGGTTTCATCTTGATCGTCCCGCTTTGCCTGCCATCGCCATTTCCGATCCGGCGCATCTCACTTGCGTGGCAAACGACTATGGATTTGACCAGGTATTTTCCCGCGGTGTGGAAGCTTATGCCAAGCCCGGCGACGTCGTGATCGGCATTTCCACCAGCGGAAACTCTCAAAACGTGATCAAAGCCCTTGCCAAAGCGCAGGAGCTCAAATGCTTCACCATCGCGCTTTTGGGCAATAGCGGCGGCTTGCTCAACGGCACCTGCGATTATCAGTTGATCGTTGCTGCCCAGACCACCGACCGCATCCAGGAAGTCCATACCGCCATCCTGCACATCCTCATCCAATGCATCGAAGCGCAATTGTTCTTTGCCGAAGATTCCGCTTCGCAAACAACCACTGACCCCAACCCACCCTACGGAGATAACCAATGAAAGCACCTAAGACATTAATACTCCTTGCACTTATCCTCGCGTTTGCGTTCGCGCACGCCGGATATTATGATTCCGTAATCAACCTCACCGGTCAAAACCTCTATCTCGGACTCCGCACCCTCATTTCCACAAATACCTATAGCAACTACGATGGCGCCAAAGTGTTTCTGTTTCAGACTTTGGACAACGTAAACGGCTATGTGAAATGCATTTATACGGGATATAACTACAACGTCGGCTATTCTTACACCGGCTCCACCAATCCAAACACGGAACACACCTATGCCCAAAGCTGGTTTTCACTGCCACAGACCAGCATCAAAAAGGCGGATCTGCATCACCTTTTTCCCAGCAATTCCGTCGTGAACAGCTCTCGCGGAAACTATCCCCTCTTCACGGTCGCAAATCACGCGTCTGCAAATGTTTATTATAACGACACGCCCTGGCAGAGCTTTCGCGGAAACAGCAACTCCGGCTATACCGTTTTTGAACCCGCAAACCAGAGCAAAGGCAATATCGCGCGCGTCCTATTGTATTTCAATACCCGCTACAACGATCCCCTCACCCAGCAAAACGTGAATATGATTCCAGACCTGGTTGCCTGGCATTATCAGGATTTGCCGGATGCAGCGGAAATTGCCCGCAATCAAGCAATTTTCACGTTTCAAAGCAACCGAAACCCCTTCATTGATCATCCGGAATTTGTCGGAAGGATCTGGGGCGGCTCCTCAAACGAGGATATCACTATCCCCAATCCCTCGCCAATCGTCTTCCGCTTAGTCTATCCCAATCCTTTTTCGGACAAGCTTTCCATCGTTTTGGACTCACAAAGCAAAGCCGCCATCGAACTCGCGGTCTATAACCTGCGCGGAGAAAGAATCCGCAAGCTGGATATATTTGATCTTTCCGATGGGGATAGCATCTCCTGGGATGGTAAAAATGAACGCGGCGATAGCGTCCCCAGCGGAATTTATCTGATCCGCGCCATTCAGGGAGATCATCAAGCGATCCAAAAAGTGCTGAAAAGCAAATAGGATTTGCTCATGGAACGCCGACGTCCCCGTCGGCGACACGAAGCTCTATCCCTATGCGAAAATAGCGATAAACCTGACATGTCCACCAATTTCGTAAATCATCTACAAATCTGTAGTCAACCCACAAATCTGTAGTCAACCCACAAATCTGCAGCCGATCCTGCGGACATGAACCGACGGGGACGTCGGTAATTCCATACGCCGACGTCCCAGTCGGCGACAATCACCTCTCATCTTACATATCTCCCTCTTTTTTTTTAAGCACTCTCACATTTAGATTGACAATTTTCTTAAGTTGATTAGTATGTCTCTGAAATTAGCAGTTCGCCGTTGCGAGCGCTAAGATTATGAGAGGTAAATATCATGAAGAAGAATCAGCTCAGATTGAATGAGACTCTGGCTGCGCTGGTTGACGAATATATCAGCAGTGTGGAGCCGGTTTCGTCGCGAATCCTGAACGAAAAGTATCTCCGGGATGTGAGTTCCGCCACTTTACGTCTGGATTTGATGAAGCTGGAACAGCTCAATCTGATCTTTCAACCGCATACATCTGCGGGCAGGATGCCAACCCTTGGAGGCTATCGCGCTTACATGGCTCTGATCGAACCGGATCATGAAAATGTCCGCTATGAGCGGATGGAAGTGTTGCGCGAGCTTATAATCCACAATTACAAGGACACTCCGCGGGCGCTGCATTACATCATGCAGATGCTGGCAAAGGAAACCGATCAGCTCAGCTTTGTGGCGGAGCCGGAAGTTTCCAACGGATATCTTGCCAAGCTGGAGGTATTTTCCATTGGCGGGCACAAGTATCTCTTTGTGGTGAGCTTGGATTCCGGGCTGGACAAAACCGTAATGATGAAATGTGATTATGAAATCTCGGATACGCAATTGCGCAAGCTGGTGCGCTATCTCAATGACGAATTAGCGGGATTGCGCGTCTATGACATCGCCAATAAGGTTTTGGTCGAGATGCGTGAAAACCTGCACGAGGACAACAACCTGGTGAGCATGTTCTTGCGGGAATTGCACAAAGCGTTCATCGAGATTTCGGATTTCTTTATCCACTTTGATGGCAGCATCAGGTTTTTGGAACAGCCGGAATTTGATTCCAAGGAAAACATCCTCAGCTTTATGAACCTGATCCAGAGGCAGGATTATCTGCTCAATCTGATGCGTCTCAAAGAAGGAACAAAGCCTGTCAACGTGCTGATGGGTGAGGATTTCAACGAAGGCGCCTGGACGAGTTTTTGCCTAATTTACGGCAAATACGAGGTTTTTGGCATACCTGGCTACCTTGGCGTGATCGCACCGGTTCGAACCGACTATCGCAAACTCATTCCACTGGTGCGGGATATCACTCAAACCATCACCCAGACGACGCGCCGGGGCATGATGGTCCCGAAATAGGAGACAATAGAACATGTCTAAAAAGAAACATTACGACGAGCAAAAACACAAAGAGGAATTGGAAAAGATGGCTTTTGAAGAAGAAATCGCCACCGTCAAGGCTGAGCTGGAAAGCACGGACCAGCTTGTGGAATTGGATAAACAATGCTCCGAATGGAAGGATAAATATCTGCGGAATATGGCGGAATTTGACAACTACCGCAGGCGCAGCAATCTGGAAAGAGTGGAATGGATCAGACTCGCCACCCAGATTTTTGCCCTTGAAATCTGCGAGGTGTTAGATAATTTTGAACGCGCACTGCTGCAGCTAAAAGAAGATCAGATGGAAGACACCTTCGTTAAAGGCATCCTGATGATCGAACAGCAGCTTCGTGGCGCATTGGAAAAAGAGGGAGTCAAACGCATCGACGCTTTGGGCAGGGAATTTGACCCCGCCCGCCATGACGCCATTGCGCATATCCCCAGCGAATATGAAGAAAACGTGGTTGCCGCCGTGATCAAAAACGGCTATACCATGCACGACAAGGTGATCCGTCCCGCAAGTGTGGCGGTCTCATCCTCAAAACACGACGAAGATAAAAATTAAAAAAATCCCTGGAGGTAAAAAATGGGAAAGATAATTGGAATTGATCTCGGAACAACTAACTCATGCGTGGCAGTGTTAGAAGGCGGAAAGCCCGTCGTCATCACAAACGCGGAAGGAACCAGAACGACCCCGTCCGTGGTGGGATTCGCCAAAGACGGTCAGCGTTTGGTTGGTCAACTGGCAAAAAGACAAGCGGTCACGAATCCCGTAAACACGGTTTTTTCGATCAAACGGTTCATGGGACGCGCTTACAACGAAGTGAGCGAAGAAATGAAACAAGTCCCCTTCAAAGTGATCTCCGGCTTGAAGGGACAGGCGGCGGTGCATATCGATACGGATAATAGAAACTACACGCCGCAGGAGATTTCCGCAATGGTGCTCACGAAGATGAAGGAAACGGCAGAAGCCTATCTGGGACAAGCCGTTACCGAAGCTGTGATCACCGTGCCGGCATATTTTAACGATGACCAGCGTCAGGCGACCAAGGATGCCGGAAAGATCGCCGGTTTGGACGTGAAACGCATCATCAACGAACCCACCGCCGCGGCTTTGGCTTATGGCATGGAAAACAAGAAAGAACAAAAGGTCGCGGTCTATGATCTGGGCGGCGGCACCTTCGATATCTCGATTTTGGATATCTCCCAAGGCGTGGTCGAAGTGCTTTCCACAAACGGAGATACGCACCTTGGCGGAGATGATTTTGACAAACGCGTGATCGACTGGATTCTCGAGCAATTCAAGAAACAGGAAGGGATTGATCTCTCCAAAGACCCGATGGCGATGCAGCGTTTGCGCGAAGCCGCCGAAAAAGCCAAGATCGAGCTTTCCGGCACGCAAATCAGCAACATCAACCTGCCTTTCATCACCGCGGACGCCACCGGACCCAAGCATCTGAGCCTGGACCTGTCTTTGGCGGAATTTAATCGTCTCACCGAAGATCTTGTGCAAAGAACTCTTGGACCCTGCCGTAAAGCGCTTGAAGACGCCAAGCTCGGCACATCCGACATCCGGGAACTCCTACTGGTGGGTGGAAGCACACGCATCCCCGCGGTTCAGGACGCCGTCGAGAAGTTTTTTGGCAAAAAGCCGAACCGCAGCTTGAACCCAGATGAAGTGGTCGCCATCGGAGCATCGATCCAGGGCGCCATCCTTTCCGGAGACGACCACGTGAGCGAAGTGCTGCTTTTGGACGTCACGCCTCTCTCCCTGGGCATTGAAACCCTCGGCTCGGTGATGACAACCCTGATCTCCCGCAATACCACTGTTCCAACCAAAAAGAGTCAGGTCTTTTCCACCGCCGCGGACAATCAAACTGCCGTGAACATCCAAGTTTTGCAAGGCGAACGCCCCATGGCTCAGGACAACAAATCCCTGGGTAGATTCGATCTCGTTGGCATCCCTTCCGCGCCTCGCGGCATGCCGCAAATCGAAGTCACATTCGATATCGACATCAATGGCATCCTGCATGTTTCTGCAAAGGACAAAGGCACCGGCAAGGAACAATCCATCAAGATCGACCGTGCCGGAAACATCAGCAAGGAAGACATCGAACGCATGATCAAGGACGCGGAACTGCACGCCGAGGAAGACAAAATACGCCAGGAATTCATCACTGCCAAGAATGAACTGGACGCCCTGGTCTTCAGCACCGAAAAGAGTTTCAAGGAATATGGCGACAAGCTATCCGAGAGCGAAAAAAACGAGCTGGAGGCGGAAATCAAAAGCGCCAAGGAAAAGCTGGAAAGCGCCACCGAGACCTCTGAGCTGGAAAACATCAAGGAAAGCCTGGGGAAAAAAGCCCAACGCCTCGGTGAGATCATCTATGCCAACATGCAGCAGCAAGGCGGAGCGGGGGGCGATCCCAACGCCGCGGGCTTCAATCCTGAGGATTTTGCTCAAGGCGGACAGAGCGAACCACAGCAAGAACAGGGGCCCATCGATGCGGACTTTGAAGTGGTTGACGATAAATAACCTTAAAAACAAGAGTGCGAAGGGCGTATGTATTGCGCTCTTCGCGTTCATAAGATAATATCCGGCAAGGAGATAAAATAAATGGCGAAACGGGATTACTATGAAATTCTCGGTGTGAACAAGAGCTCTGATGAAGCGGAAATCAAGAAGGCTTACCGCAAGCTGGCGATGCAATTTCATCCGGATAAAAACCCTGATAATAAAGCAGCGGAAGAGAAATTCAAGGAAGCCTCGGAAGCCTATGAAGTCCTTTCGGACAAGGACAAACGGCAGATTTACGATCAATATGGCCATGCCGGATTGGAAAGCCAGTTTGGCGGCGGCGGATTCAATTGGGACAATTTCACCCATCGCGGCGATCTGAACGACATCTTTGGCGACGGATTCAGCAGCATTTTTGAGACTCTCTTTGGTGGCGGATTCGGCAGCGGAGGCAGATCCCAACGTTCCTCAAACCGCGGCGAAGACCTGCAGATCGAGCTTTCCATCACCTTGAAAGAGATCGCGCTCGGAACTGAAA from Candidatus Cloacimonadaceae bacterium harbors:
- a CDS encoding nucleotide exchange factor GrpE, with translation MSKKKHYDEQKHKEELEKMAFEEEIATVKAELESTDQLVELDKQCSEWKDKYLRNMAEFDNYRRRSNLERVEWIRLATQIFALEICEVLDNFERALLQLKEDQMEDTFVKGILMIEQQLRGALEKEGVKRIDALGREFDPARHDAIAHIPSEYEENVVAAVIKNGYTMHDKVIRPASVAVSSSKHDEDKN
- a CDS encoding endonuclease; translation: MKAPKTLILLALILAFAFAHAGYYDSVINLTGQNLYLGLRTLISTNTYSNYDGAKVFLFQTLDNVNGYVKCIYTGYNYNVGYSYTGSTNPNTEHTYAQSWFSLPQTSIKKADLHHLFPSNSVVNSSRGNYPLFTVANHASANVYYNDTPWQSFRGNSNSGYTVFEPANQSKGNIARVLLYFNTRYNDPLTQQNVNMIPDLVAWHYQDLPDAAEIARNQAIFTFQSNRNPFIDHPEFVGRIWGGSSNEDITIPNPSPIVFRLVYPNPFSDKLSIVLDSQSKAAIELAVYNLRGERIRKLDIFDLSDGDSISWDGKNERGDSVPSGIYLIRAIQGDHQAIQKVLKSK
- the dnaK gene encoding molecular chaperone DnaK, producing MGKIIGIDLGTTNSCVAVLEGGKPVVITNAEGTRTTPSVVGFAKDGQRLVGQLAKRQAVTNPVNTVFSIKRFMGRAYNEVSEEMKQVPFKVISGLKGQAAVHIDTDNRNYTPQEISAMVLTKMKETAEAYLGQAVTEAVITVPAYFNDDQRQATKDAGKIAGLDVKRIINEPTAAALAYGMENKKEQKVAVYDLGGGTFDISILDISQGVVEVLSTNGDTHLGGDDFDKRVIDWILEQFKKQEGIDLSKDPMAMQRLREAAEKAKIELSGTQISNINLPFITADATGPKHLSLDLSLAEFNRLTEDLVQRTLGPCRKALEDAKLGTSDIRELLLVGGSTRIPAVQDAVEKFFGKKPNRSLNPDEVVAIGASIQGAILSGDDHVSEVLLLDVTPLSLGIETLGSVMTTLISRNTTVPTKKSQVFSTAADNQTAVNIQVLQGERPMAQDNKSLGRFDLVGIPSAPRGMPQIEVTFDIDINGILHVSAKDKGTGKEQSIKIDRAGNISKEDIERMIKDAELHAEEDKIRQEFITAKNELDALVFSTEKSFKEYGDKLSESEKNELEAEIKSAKEKLESATETSELENIKESLGKKAQRLGEIIYANMQQQGGAGGDPNAAGFNPEDFAQGGQSEPQQEQGPIDADFEVVDDK
- the hrcA gene encoding heat-inducible transcriptional repressor HrcA, which produces MKKNQLRLNETLAALVDEYISSVEPVSSRILNEKYLRDVSSATLRLDLMKLEQLNLIFQPHTSAGRMPTLGGYRAYMALIEPDHENVRYERMEVLRELIIHNYKDTPRALHYIMQMLAKETDQLSFVAEPEVSNGYLAKLEVFSIGGHKYLFVVSLDSGLDKTVMMKCDYEISDTQLRKLVRYLNDELAGLRVYDIANKVLVEMRENLHEDNNLVSMFLRELHKAFIEISDFFIHFDGSIRFLEQPEFDSKENILSFMNLIQRQDYLLNLMRLKEGTKPVNVLMGEDFNEGAWTSFCLIYGKYEVFGIPGYLGVIAPVRTDYRKLIPLVRDITQTITQTTRRGMMVPK
- the add gene encoding adenosine deaminase, with the protein product MKIKMTREFIEKLPKTDLHVHLDGSVRIATIIDLAKTHGIKLPTMDAEELRKLIVCGEHTVSLEDYLRGFHIVNLVLQNKEGLKRAAYELAEDAAKENVRYMEVRYSPILHTLNGLKLTEISQAVLDGLKHAEKDFPIKTGVIICGIRNMDPTTSLKLAELAIAFKNKGVIGFDLAGGEYNHPAKHHKEAFDLALKNNLNITIHAGEAYGPESIHQALHYCGTHRIGHGTRLVEDGDLLNYVNDHRIPLEICIKSNFHTKAVPDIRSHPIDFYIDYGLRVTINTDNRVISDTTVTDEYMLAIQELKLDYTTIKYVILNGFKSAFLPYKERVRLINETLREFEEIEESELKTKVKVKESL
- the gmhA gene encoding D-sedoheptulose 7-phosphate isomerase → MKPLKDMITAALALSKQTLERFLSNSDNILQMEEMAKLIANAYQRGAKVIIFGNGGSMCDAMHFAEELTGRFHLDRPALPAIAISDPAHLTCVANDYGFDQVFSRGVEAYAKPGDVVIGISTSGNSQNVIKALAKAQELKCFTIALLGNSGGLLNGTCDYQLIVAAQTTDRIQEVHTAILHILIQCIEAQLFFAEDSASQTTTDPNPPYGDNQ